One genomic segment of Clostridium saccharoperbutylacetonicum N1-4(HMT) includes these proteins:
- a CDS encoding NADAR family protein: MGNRNGDLLMAPEWLMYPNIPYGSIGWRMGYGESYAIDFYRWFNKLEEDEKKKYKDMFPEPKRWGIGDNIYRYNKYWTYVWQKDGKPEYNLNNLISDYKNGNNLEYIYFWGHHPKKDGSVSKSCFSQWWKSGFNVGHIKYLFMEQYMMAEKARLFEDKEIEEKIMSSNDPNEIKGLGRKVRGFDEGIWNNIKYSIVINGNYNKFMQNEKLKTFLLSTEDKILVEASPYDNVWGIQMSEEDMDIKNPELWRGENLLGFALMEVRNEIRRISTNSNMIDFDSLHKKYD; encoded by the coding sequence ATGGGAAATAGAAATGGTGATTTACTAATGGCTCCAGAATGGCTTATGTATCCAAACATTCCATATGGAAGTATTGGATGGAGAATGGGCTATGGTGAAAGTTATGCAATAGATTTTTATAGGTGGTTCAACAAATTAGAAGAGGATGAGAAGAAGAAATATAAGGATATGTTTCCAGAACCTAAAAGATGGGGAATTGGAGATAATATTTATAGATATAATAAATATTGGACATATGTTTGGCAAAAGGATGGAAAGCCAGAATATAATTTAAATAATCTTATTTCAGATTATAAAAATGGAAATAATTTGGAATATATTTATTTTTGGGGGCATCATCCTAAAAAGGATGGTTCTGTTTCCAAGTCTTGCTTTAGTCAATGGTGGAAAAGCGGCTTTAATGTTGGACATATTAAATATTTATTTATGGAACAATATATGATGGCTGAAAAAGCAAGACTTTTTGAAGATAAAGAAATTGAAGAAAAGATCATGAGCAGTAATGATCCTAATGAAATAAAAGGACTTGGACGTAAAGTTAGAGGGTTTGATGAAGGTATTTGGAATAATATTAAATATTCAATTGTTATTAATGGAAATTATAATAAGTTCATGCAAAACGAAAAGCTAAAGACATTTCTTCTTTCAACGGAAGACAAGATATTAGTAGAAGCTAGTCCTTATGACAATGTTTGGGGTATACAGATGTCTGAGGAGGATATGGATATTAAAAATCCAGAATTATGGCGTGGAGAAAATTTACTTGGATTTGCACTTATGGAAGTTAGGAATGAAATAAGAAGAATATCCACAAATAGTAATATGATTGATTTCGATTCGTTGCATAAAAAATATGATTAA
- a CDS encoding SMI1/KNR4 family protein, with product MNIVEKYINRLKKAYYYNSGKKSWDHFESIMHGANKEDIKKLKDEYPNVPDSLVKLLEYVDGTYWRKYEGEKIAFYILGSDVNEYPYYLLSVNQILETKNEAFDFYAGYVNREFGDDVEIDEKIIDCADNMKWLHFSDCMNNGGTSQLFIDFSASEKGINGQVVRFLHDPDEIQVIADSFDDYLQMLIANEMDFINEDTFE from the coding sequence ATGAATATAGTTGAAAAATATATAAATAGATTAAAAAAAGCATATTATTATAATTCTGGAAAAAAGAGTTGGGATCATTTTGAAAGTATTATGCATGGTGCGAACAAAGAAGATATTAAGAAATTGAAAGATGAATATCCGAATGTTCCTGATTCTTTAGTAAAACTTCTTGAATACGTAGATGGAACATATTGGAGAAAATATGAAGGAGAAAAAATCGCATTTTACATTCTTGGTTCCGATGTTAATGAATATCCATACTATCTACTTTCAGTAAATCAGATTTTAGAGACTAAGAATGAGGCATTTGACTTCTATGCTGGCTATGTTAACCGTGAATTTGGTGATGATGTTGAAATAGATGAAAAAATTATAGATTGTGCAGATAACATGAAATGGTTACATTTTTCAGATTGTATGAATAATGGTGGTACATCACAGTTATTTATTGATTTTTCGGCTTCTGAAAAAGGAATTAACGGACAGGTTGTAAGATTTTTGCATGATCCTGATGAGATTCAAGTGATAGCAGATAGTTTTGATGATTATTTACAAATGTTAATTGCCAATGAGATGGATTTTATTAATGAAGATACATTTGAGTAA
- a CDS encoding radical SAM protein, with protein MNPKTIYEKGILFHHYSNTAYPLTPSSFMEYKISDENKIPQFLEEELKKFEELSLYIHIPFCKQRCRFCEYAVLENTDDETEDIYVSLLLKEIEMYSKLLIGKKIVGYDIGGGTPTKLSEKNLMKITEALRNSFNFSKETVYSIETTPLIAMQELTKIKAIFEMGYGRISMGIQTISEKLLNELGREGTTGIYEKAVMNIRKAGFTQLNVDLMYGFLHQTDDDFETTLRYAIGLKPEYITLYRNRYKGTKIEAEAGGVSLYKVIRQYRLAFKVLNENGYKANYGKNTFSRVEGDYGTSDYLTKRVINGIPYIGIGLGAQSFGYDYLAYNEGAASKQINTYRKKIEEGKFPIQDIYRLPLEEAIGKMISVAFYFGFVNFEAFEKRFGIKFCEHFSEEVKFVTKNGFMEIKNGGIYLTERGADYINGVIPLFYSERSQKELINLSSKTINRSQDEKIFLEAYNIEAYSKPSLTADCVIFFTEKGKELDDKNMKVLLIKRGEHPFMNCWAIPGGFVKVNETVEETAARELEEETGLKNVELSLVQVFSNTKRDPRGWIVSCAYVGLIREEPEFLSYGEDAIDVKWVDVTEVDKLELAFDHAEIIQAALNKIKK; from the coding sequence ATGAATCCTAAAACAATATATGAAAAAGGAATACTCTTTCATCATTATTCAAATACAGCGTATCCATTAACTCCATCATCGTTTATGGAATACAAGATAAGTGATGAAAATAAGATTCCACAGTTTCTGGAAGAAGAACTTAAGAAGTTTGAAGAACTGAGTCTTTATATACATATACCATTTTGTAAGCAGAGGTGTCGTTTTTGCGAATATGCAGTTTTGGAAAATACAGATGATGAAACAGAAGATATTTATGTATCACTTTTGCTGAAAGAGATAGAAATGTATTCTAAACTTCTTATAGGTAAAAAGATTGTAGGATACGATATAGGCGGAGGAACACCAACTAAGTTGTCGGAAAAAAACTTGATGAAAATTACTGAGGCACTTCGTAATTCATTTAATTTCTCAAAAGAAACGGTTTATAGTATAGAAACTACACCACTAATTGCTATGCAGGAGCTAACGAAAATTAAAGCTATTTTTGAAATGGGATATGGCAGAATAAGTATGGGGATTCAGACTATTTCAGAAAAGCTACTTAATGAATTAGGTAGGGAAGGTACTACTGGAATATATGAAAAGGCTGTTATGAATATAAGAAAAGCTGGGTTTACACAGCTAAATGTTGATTTAATGTATGGATTCCTGCATCAGACTGATGATGACTTTGAAACCACTTTGAGATATGCAATTGGTTTGAAGCCAGAGTATATTACACTTTATCGTAACAGATATAAAGGAACTAAGATTGAAGCAGAGGCTGGTGGGGTATCCTTGTATAAAGTAATTCGCCAGTATCGCCTTGCATTTAAGGTTTTAAATGAAAATGGTTATAAAGCAAACTATGGTAAGAATACCTTCAGTAGAGTTGAGGGGGACTATGGGACAAGCGATTACCTTACAAAACGTGTAATTAATGGAATACCATATATAGGTATTGGTCTCGGAGCACAATCTTTTGGATACGATTATTTAGCATACAACGAAGGTGCAGCTAGTAAGCAAATAAATACTTATCGCAAAAAAATTGAAGAAGGAAAGTTTCCGATACAAGATATTTATAGGCTTCCACTTGAAGAAGCTATAGGTAAAATGATTTCAGTTGCTTTTTATTTTGGTTTTGTAAATTTTGAGGCTTTTGAAAAACGCTTTGGGATCAAATTTTGTGAACATTTTAGCGAAGAAGTTAAATTTGTAACGAAAAATGGCTTTATGGAAATAAAAAATGGAGGGATTTATCTTACTGAAAGAGGAGCTGACTATATAAATGGAGTAATACCATTATTTTATTCAGAACGTTCCCAAAAAGAACTTATTAATTTATCCAGCAAAACCATTAATAGATCACAGGATGAGAAAATTTTTTTAGAGGCTTACAATATTGAAGCGTATTCTAAACCCTCTCTAACTGCCGATTGTGTGATTTTTTTTACTGAAAAAGGTAAAGAACTTGATGATAAAAATATGAAGGTACTTTTAATTAAGCGAGGAGAACATCCATTTATGAATTGTTGGGCAATCCCAGGAGGCTTTGTTAAAGTAAATGAAACCGTGGAAGAAACAGCGGCTCGTGAGCTTGAAGAAGAGACTGGATTAAAAAATGTTGAACTATCATTAGTTCAAGTGTTCAGTAATACGAAGAGAGATCCAAGAGGATGGATTGTTTCATGTGCTTATGTGGGGTTAATTAGAGAAGAACCAGAGTTTTTAAGTTATGGTGAAGATGCCATTGATGTAAAATGGGTTGATGTAACAGAGGTTGACAAGCTGGAACTAGCTTTTGATCATGCTGAAATAATACAGGCTGCTCTTAATAAAATTAAAAAATAA
- a CDS encoding sugar phosphate isomerase/epimerase family protein, with protein sequence MERYRLIKDAGFDGILLWWSDGFGRDCFGVGDYRNGPLIVREAGLFIENIHAPVYGENNLWLDNLDGEDIMACYLQCISDCAEFEIPTMVVHLPNDNHLYNEVGIDRIKRIAEKAEKFGVNIAMENLRNFSNLSYVLEQVDSPRIGFCYDCAHHNRYCSDNDLLAMYGSRLMALHLHDNYEKATHRLPFDGTIDWTNAMKKIAETNYSGPTAIEAMNWDYKDLSAEEFLKAAFERAKRLEALRFYY encoded by the coding sequence ATGGAACGTTATCGTTTGATAAAAGATGCTGGATTTGATGGGATTTTATTATGGTGGAGTGATGGCTTTGGACGTGATTGCTTTGGTGTAGGTGATTACCGTAATGGACCTCTTATAGTGCGAGAAGCAGGGCTTTTTATAGAAAATATCCATGCACCAGTTTATGGGGAAAATAATCTTTGGCTTGACAATCTTGACGGCGAAGATATTATGGCTTGCTATTTGCAATGCATTTCAGATTGTGCAGAATTTGAAATTCCAACTATGGTGGTGCACTTACCTAATGATAATCATCTGTATAATGAAGTAGGGATTGATAGGATAAAGAGAATTGCTGAGAAAGCTGAAAAATTTGGTGTTAATATTGCGATGGAGAATTTAAGAAATTTCTCTAATTTGTCATATGTATTGGAGCAAGTAGATTCACCTCGTATTGGGTTTTGTTATGATTGTGCTCATCATAACAGGTATTGTTCAGACAATGATTTATTAGCAATGTATGGTTCTCGTTTGATGGCACTACATTTGCATGATAATTATGAAAAAGCAACACATAGATTGCCTTTTGATGGCACAATTGATTGGACTAATGCAATGAAAAAAATTGCAGAAACAAATTATTCAGGTCCAACTGCCATCGAGGCCATGAATTGGGATTATAAGGATTTATCAGCAGAGGAATTTTTAAAAGCAGCCTTTGAGCGAGCAAAAAGATTAGAAGCATTACGATTTTATTATTGA
- a CDS encoding iron chaperone, with the protein MKENKTTYQSIDEYILQFSPDIQEMLKMLRKVIKEAAPDAEEKISWGMPAFTLHGSLVYFAAHKNHIGFYPAPSGIEAFKQELSEYKAAKGSVQFPITKPLPYELISKIVRFRVAENTKNKKDKLKSNK; encoded by the coding sequence ATGAAAGAAAATAAAACTACTTATCAATCAATAGATGAATATATTTTACAATTTTCTCCCGATATCCAGGAGATGCTTAAAATGTTAAGAAAAGTTATAAAAGAAGCTGCGCCAGATGCAGAAGAAAAGATAAGTTGGGGAATGCCTGCTTTTACTCTTCATGGAAGTCTAGTATATTTTGCTGCTCATAAAAATCATATAGGATTTTATCCTGCTCCCAGTGGAATTGAAGCATTTAAACAGGAATTGTCAGAATATAAGGCAGCAAAAGGATCAGTGCAATTTCCTATAACAAAGCCATTACCATATGAATTAATAAGCAAAATAGTTAGGTTTAGAGTTGCTGAGAATACAAAAAATAAAAAAGATAAATTGAAATCTAATAAATAA
- a CDS encoding class I SAM-dependent methyltransferase, protein MSVIKGLGNTFNLVCIEYDKWRPTYVKALYDDIFDAKEINSSSNVLEVGIGTGQATLPIIETGCKLTAIELGDKLAEFSRYKFKDYENFKVENLAFQEFEYPSNSFDIIYSATAFHWIPEEIGYTKVFDMLKSGGIFARFANHPFKDKIRNNINIEFEKIYAKYMPGALGGEEYSEENAQNIANIAFKYGFIDISYRLYHRTRNFTAKEYTLLLGTYSDHIAIEEKTRRKFFGEIEEVINDNGGIITIYDTIDLQLARKP, encoded by the coding sequence ATGTCAGTAATTAAAGGGTTGGGAAACACATTTAATTTAGTATGTATTGAATATGATAAGTGGCGTCCTACTTATGTCAAAGCGTTATATGATGATATTTTTGATGCAAAAGAAATAAATTCATCAAGCAATGTGTTGGAGGTTGGAATAGGAACTGGTCAAGCAACATTGCCAATAATTGAAACAGGTTGCAAATTAACTGCTATTGAATTAGGTGACAAGTTAGCAGAGTTCTCACGTTATAAATTTAAAGATTATGAAAATTTCAAGGTTGAAAATTTAGCATTTCAAGAGTTTGAGTATCCTTCTAATTCCTTTGATATCATATATTCGGCTACAGCCTTTCACTGGATTCCTGAAGAGATAGGGTATACAAAAGTATTTGATATGCTGAAAAGTGGTGGTATTTTTGCACGATTTGCTAATCACCCATTTAAGGATAAGATACGAAATAACATAAATATTGAATTTGAAAAAATATATGCAAAGTATATGCCAGGGGCATTAGGTGGGGAAGAATATAGTGAGGAAAATGCCCAAAATATAGCAAACATAGCTTTTAAATATGGTTTTATAGATATAAGTTATAGGCTTTATCATAGAACAAGAAATTTTACTGCTAAGGAGTACACATTATTATTAGGAACTTATTCAGATCACATTGCTATTGAAGAAAAGACAAGAAGGAAATTCTTTGGTGAAATAGAAGAGGTGATCAATGATAACGGTGGTATTATTACTATATATGATACAATAGATTTACAACTTGCAAGAAAACCATAA
- a CDS encoding tRNA dihydrouridine synthase yields the protein MEIKELRLGNIIIPCNVLMAPLAGYTCYPFRMLCYDLGAGLCYTEMVNCNALKYKDEAMQKLLFTTSDEKIKAAQLVGSDPRIMEKMARSEYLSEFDIIDINMGCPVPNVFKSGQGSALLGDLKRASSIIKGCKKSGKVITVKTRIGIKEDVMIAGEFAKMCEDAGADMVTIHGRSRNMMYYGTPYFNQIEQAKSVVKIPVIANGGIFSIEEAEKMMNVTGADGIMVARYALENPFIFSELIHKDIKKDKYTVISEQIDLTSKYYDEIFTILYIRRFVAYLMKGSKAARQYKTELYNCGNIEELKFIVKKIFLEERENY from the coding sequence TTGGAGATAAAAGAATTAAGACTAGGAAATATAATAATACCATGTAATGTCCTTATGGCACCACTTGCTGGGTATACATGTTATCCTTTTAGAATGCTGTGCTATGATCTAGGGGCAGGACTTTGTTATACAGAAATGGTAAATTGTAATGCACTTAAATACAAGGATGAAGCAATGCAAAAACTTCTTTTTACAACAAGTGATGAAAAGATAAAGGCAGCTCAGTTAGTTGGTTCTGATCCAAGGATTATGGAGAAAATGGCTAGAAGCGAATATCTTTCTGAATTTGATATTATTGATATAAATATGGGGTGTCCAGTGCCAAATGTATTTAAAAGTGGTCAAGGAAGTGCACTCCTTGGGGATTTAAAAAGGGCTTCTTCTATTATCAAAGGTTGTAAAAAGAGTGGGAAAGTGATTACTGTTAAAACTCGTATTGGAATAAAGGAAGATGTAATGATTGCAGGAGAATTTGCAAAAATGTGTGAAGATGCAGGAGCGGATATGGTTACAATACATGGGCGAAGTCGCAATATGATGTATTATGGGACTCCATATTTTAATCAAATTGAGCAAGCAAAGTCAGTAGTTAAAATACCCGTAATTGCAAATGGAGGGATTTTTTCAATAGAGGAAGCTGAAAAAATGATGAATGTTACAGGAGCAGATGGAATTATGGTAGCAAGATATGCTCTTGAAAATCCATTTATATTCAGTGAACTTATTCATAAAGATATTAAGAAGGATAAGTATACAGTAATATCGGAGCAAATTGATTTAACATCAAAATATTACGATGAAATATTTACTATCTTGTATATAAGAAGATTTGTGGCTTATCTTATGAAAGGAAGCAAAGCAGCCAGACAATATAAAACTGAATTATATAATTGTGGTAATATAGAAGAACTTAAATTCATTGTGAAGAAAATATTTTTGGAAGAAAGAGAGAATTATTAA
- a CDS encoding leucine-rich repeat domain-containing protein: MKKLRLTKVIASTLVAASVLALIPIGANAEWRQDSEGWWYAESGKWAVGWKVINGNLYYFDSKGYMAQGKPNDFGEKDGLNDDGQFTNVSIHGVWAFCKQTGEIVAYLGSDSNVEIPTKIDNVIVTSIGYEAFYKCSNLKNITIPSDIIKIGEAAFYGCTNLRSVNIPASVKMIGDKSFSDCFALTNISVDNDNTNFKSINGVLYSKDETNILCYPAAKDDTNYTISNSTTIIGRYAFSKATKLTNIVIPNSVKTIGYRAFEGCTGLTEISIPDSVTSIVNSAFIGCTNLTRVTLPKGLTTIESSIFADSDSLISVTIPNSVTSIGMCSFGGRSTSFYVNSEAVKKLLIKSGVNESRIVLNS; encoded by the coding sequence TTGAAAAAGTTAAGATTAACAAAAGTAATAGCAAGTACATTAGTAGCTGCTTCAGTATTAGCATTAATCCCAATAGGCGCAAATGCAGAATGGAGGCAAGATTCAGAAGGCTGGTGGTATGCAGAATCAGGAAAATGGGCTGTAGGCTGGAAAGTAATAAATGGAAATTTATATTATTTTGACTCAAAAGGTTATATGGCACAAGGGAAGCCAAATGACTTTGGCGAGAAAGATGGGTTAAATGATGATGGTCAGTTTACAAATGTTTCAATACATGGTGTGTGGGCTTTTTGCAAACAAACAGGTGAAATAGTAGCATATTTAGGGTCAGACAGTAATGTGGAAATTCCAACTAAAATTGATAATGTTATAGTAACAAGTATAGGTTATGAGGCATTTTATAAATGTAGTAATTTGAAAAATATAACTATTCCTTCTGACATAATAAAGATAGGAGAAGCTGCATTTTACGGATGTACTAATTTGAGAAGCGTTAATATTCCAGCAAGTGTAAAAATGATAGGAGATAAGTCATTTAGTGATTGTTTCGCCTTAACAAATATATCAGTAGATAATGATAATACAAATTTTAAAAGCATTAATGGAGTATTGTATAGTAAAGACGAAACTAATATATTATGTTATCCAGCTGCAAAAGATGATACAAATTATACAATCTCTAATAGTACAACAATTATAGGAAGATATGCGTTTAGTAAAGCTACAAAACTAACTAATATAGTAATTCCTAATAGTGTAAAAACTATTGGATATAGAGCATTTGAAGGATGTACAGGCTTAACAGAAATAAGTATTCCTGATAGTGTAACAAGTATAGTAAATAGTGCGTTCATTGGCTGCACAAACTTAACAAGGGTTACCCTTCCAAAAGGGCTAACAACTATAGAATCTAGTATTTTTGCGGATTCTGATAGTTTAATAAGCGTAACCATTCCTAATAGTGTAACAAGTATAGGAATGTGTTCATTTGGTGGACGTAGTACCAGTTTTTATGTAAATAGTGAAGCAGTGAAAAAACTTTTAATTAAATCTGGTGTGAATGAAAGCAGAATCGTATTAAATTCTTAA
- a CDS encoding GNAT family N-acetyltransferase: MVLETQRLTLREMTQGDFLALCKILQDADVMYAYEGAFNLDEVQAWLDKQFKRYKEYGFGMWAVVLKETDKMIGQCGLSMQDYNNSKIMEVGYLFQKEYWHNGYASEAAIACKEYAFDKLNATEVYSIIRDTNTASQNVAIRNGMTCIDKFIKHYRGVDMPHVLFSVKKVL; encoded by the coding sequence ATGGTGTTAGAGACTCAAAGATTAACATTAAGAGAAATGACACAAGGGGATTTTTTAGCTCTTTGTAAAATTTTACAAGATGCTGATGTAATGTATGCATATGAAGGCGCATTTAATCTAGATGAAGTTCAAGCTTGGCTTGACAAACAATTTAAACGTTATAAAGAATATGGCTTTGGTATGTGGGCCGTTGTTTTGAAGGAAACAGATAAAATGATAGGACAATGTGGGTTATCAATGCAAGATTATAATAATAGCAAGATAATGGAAGTTGGGTATCTTTTTCAAAAAGAATATTGGCATAATGGATATGCAAGTGAGGCTGCAATCGCCTGTAAAGAATACGCCTTTGATAAACTGAATGCTACAGAAGTATATTCTATTATTCGCGATACTAATACAGCATCTCAAAATGTGGCAATACGAAATGGAATGACTTGTATTGATAAGTTTATAAAGCATTATAGAGGTGTTGATATGCCTCATGTTCTATTCTCTGTTAAGAAGGTTTTATAA
- a CDS encoding peptide deformylase → MIKPIVKDILFLGRKSEKATKNDIAVVDDLVDTLSANLEHCVGLAGNMIGVKKRILVFTVGSFIVPMINPVILKKEKPYETEESCLSLIGFRKTKRYEMIEVEYFDRNFNKKKQVFNGFTAQIIQHEMDHFEGIII, encoded by the coding sequence ATGATAAAACCAATTGTAAAAGATATATTGTTCTTAGGACGAAAATCAGAAAAAGCTACTAAAAATGATATAGCAGTAGTTGATGATTTGGTTGATACGTTAAGTGCAAACTTAGAGCATTGTGTTGGTTTAGCTGGTAATATGATTGGAGTAAAAAAGCGTATATTGGTATTTACTGTAGGTAGCTTTATTGTGCCTATGATAAATCCAGTAATATTAAAAAAGGAAAAGCCTTATGAAACAGAAGAAAGTTGTTTATCTTTAATTGGCTTTAGAAAAACAAAAAGATATGAAATGATAGAAGTTGAATATTTTGATAGAAATTTTAATAAGAAAAAGCAAGTTTTTAATGGATTTACAGCACAAATAATTCAACATGAAATGGATCATTTTGAAGGTATAATAATTTAA
- a CDS encoding HD domain-containing protein has protein sequence MFPNREIAEKELELAGELNPGPWTEHSINVGLAAQIIAEKCGNLNPEKAYVLGILHDIGRRCGIVARRHAIEGYKFMLKKGWDEVARICLTHSFPVPDFNKEIGKNDMNDEESEFVRTYINEVIYDDYDRLLILCDSLADTQGFCMLEKRFVSTTRRYGTFSFTVERWNATFEIKEYFEEQMKCSIYDILPNIKETTFVDVPLWKPPVKIE, from the coding sequence ATGTTTCCAAATAGAGAAATAGCTGAAAAAGAATTAGAGTTAGCAGGAGAATTAAACCCGGGGCCTTGGACGGAACACTCTATTAATGTAGGATTGGCAGCACAAATAATTGCTGAAAAATGTGGTAATCTTAACCCAGAAAAAGCATATGTGCTAGGAATTCTTCATGATATTGGTAGGAGATGTGGCATAGTAGCAAGAAGGCATGCGATTGAAGGATATAAATTTATGCTTAAAAAAGGCTGGGATGAAGTGGCACGGATTTGTTTGACACATTCATTCCCAGTTCCTGATTTTAATAAAGAAATAGGTAAAAATGATATGAATGATGAAGAAAGTGAATTTGTAAGAACTTATATTAATGAAGTGATTTATGATGACTACGATAGGCTGTTGATTCTTTGCGATTCACTGGCAGATACTCAAGGTTTTTGTATGTTAGAAAAGCGATTTGTTAGTACTACAAGACGTTATGGCACCTTTTCATTTACAGTGGAACGTTGGAATGCAACTTTTGAAATAAAAGAGTATTTTGAAGAACAAATGAAATGTTCTATTTATGATATTCTTCCCAATATTAAAGAAACTACATTTGTGGATGTGCCATTATGGAAGCCACCAGTTAAGATAGAGTAA
- a CDS encoding DUF4272 domain-containing protein, whose product MNSEERKLKSIEILKLNQVPYMEGLPRIEDVNEIEVRSAEEIAKRAIACLIAIQVACDINNGENVEESREFFKGFLEKYGVSNELTEAEKKIIFGTPEEQDVINMAWKCEAYWTLIWALGILDELNYPSQICDCDFAINVVADCNDFDEFMKKVNLRSVDEILNEADLIFRYNWACVDARIHGKNAPAKLDSGVVFERHWGLNWLIGKGTENDDWDCVSTDT is encoded by the coding sequence ATGAATTCAGAGGAAAGAAAGCTAAAATCAATTGAAATATTAAAATTAAATCAAGTTCCATATATGGAAGGACTTCCAAGAATAGAAGATGTAAATGAAATAGAGGTTAGAAGTGCTGAAGAAATTGCTAAACGTGCAATAGCTTGTTTAATTGCGATTCAAGTAGCCTGTGACATTAATAATGGAGAAAACGTTGAAGAATCTAGAGAATTTTTTAAAGGATTTTTAGAAAAGTATGGAGTATCAAATGAATTAACAGAAGCAGAGAAAAAAATTATATTTGGTACTCCAGAGGAACAAGATGTAATTAATATGGCATGGAAATGTGAAGCCTATTGGACACTTATTTGGGCATTAGGGATTTTGGATGAACTTAACTATCCTTCACAAATATGTGATTGTGATTTTGCAATTAATGTGGTAGCAGATTGTAACGATTTTGATGAATTTATGAAAAAAGTTAATTTAAGAAGTGTAGATGAAATACTTAATGAAGCAGACTTAATTTTTAGATATAACTGGGCTTGTGTAGATGCGAGAATACATGGAAAAAATGCACCAGCCAAATTAGATTCTGGAGTTGTGTTTGAGCGCCATTGGGGACTAAATTGGCTTATTGGTAAGGGAACAGAAAATGATGATTGGGATTGTGTATCAACAGATACTTAA
- a CDS encoding DUF5316 domain-containing protein encodes MKSSFFMGIAIALAAYLIGFLSNNYNVTLKITGFVVIVSFFIAGILNGTFISGDRYRANFMNETKEDRDKKMKMVNYLLLLSIPNAIISLVIIIYRN; translated from the coding sequence TTGAAGTCATCATTTTTTATGGGGATAGCTATTGCATTAGCAGCTTATTTAATAGGTTTTTTATCAAATAATTATAATGTAACGTTAAAAATAACTGGATTTGTTGTAATTGTCTCCTTTTTTATAGCTGGTATATTAAATGGTACATTTATTAGTGGTGATAGATACAGAGCTAACTTTATGAATGAAACTAAAGAAGATAGAGACAAAAAAATGAAAATGGTAAATTATTTGCTGCTATTGTCAATACCAAATGCTATTATTTCATTAGTGATAATAATATATAGAAATTAA